The following coding sequences lie in one Metopolophium dirhodum isolate CAU chromosome 5, ASM1992520v1, whole genome shotgun sequence genomic window:
- the LOC132944216 gene encoding phosphatidylinositol N-acetylglucosaminyltransferase subunit H-like, translating into MNIIKSDNRLVLKSSIQDSLKHSCIEYCVEKREKCSYTECVIIAMSLLIAAYSYLVNSTVLCSKTVFIIAIIVLFIFGVRFSFKVCNESLLITAPIGLQLTTTYITGHQKVFSLPWQSITDVLIVDVIHTQKVLYYLAIKTPQNGIVTLFQKSSPRLHFLEIIYKDVYKLLENNR; encoded by the coding sequence atgaatattataaagtcAGACAACAGACTTGTGTTGAAGTCTTCTATACAAGATTCATTGAAGCACTCGTGTATAGAATATTGTGTGGAAAAGCGCGAAAAATGTTCTTACACAGAATGCGTCATCATTGCTATGTCACTACTAATTGCAGCATATTCATATTTAGTAAATTCTACAGTATTATGTTCAAAGACTGTTTTCATTATTGCAATTATTGTCTtgttcatttttggggtacggTTTAGTTTTAAAGTTTGCAATGAATCATTACTCATAACAGCTCCCATTGGATTACAGTTGACCACAACTTATATAACTGGACATCAAAAGGTGTTTTCATTACCTTGGCAAAGTATTACTGATGTACTTATTGTTGACGTTATTCATACTCAaaaagtattatactatttggcAATTAAAACACCCCAAAATGGGATAGTAACATTGTTTCAGAAAAGTTCAccaaggttacattttttagaaataatatacaagGATGTTTACAAACTATTAGAAAACAACAGATGA
- the LOC132944217 gene encoding small ribosomal subunit protein uS12: protein MGKPRGIRTARKHVNHRRVQKWADKDYKKAHLGTRWKANPFGGASHAKGIVLEKVGVEAKQPNSAIRKCVRVQLIKNGKKITAFVPRDGCLNYIEENDEVLVAGFGRKGHAVGDIPGVRFKVVKVANVSLLALYKEKKERPRS from the exons ATGG GTAAACCTCGTGGTATTCGTACGGCTCGTAAACATGTCAACCATCGTCGTGTCCAAAAGTGGGCTGACAAGGACTACAAAAAGGCACATTTGGGAACAAGATGGAAGGCCAATCCTTTCGGAGGAGCTTCTCACGCCAAAGGAATTGTTTTAGAAAAAGT TGGAGTTGAAGCCAAACAGCCTAACTCTGCCATCCGTAAGTGTGTCCGTGTACAACTTATCAAGAATGGAAAGAAAATCACAGCTTTCGTACCTAGAGAtggttgtttaaattatattgaagaaAATGACGAAGTATTGGTAGCTGGATTCGGTCGAAAGGGTCATGCTGTGGGAGATATTCCCG GGGTTCGTTTCAAGGTTGTCAAAGTAGCAAATGTTTCATTACTTGCTTTATACAAAGAAAAGAAGGAGAGGCCCAGGTCTTAA
- the LOC132944213 gene encoding pre-rRNA-processing protein TSR1 homolog — MKPENRDQAVHRPGPAKQDNKKHKTGRHRSKGILEILKKGRSAQNSAKSKANHQLSRMERRNQAKILRKTKTENVLIEKRRSLNVPHLVAVIPLSNNVFVNEKLMEMINVLQKADVKLSTAVASEGYSHLWVEQFKQGFTFIRPDCSSVLGLLDTLKVVDTILFMVSAEGGFDQDVDLLMTCILAQGLPSTVVAITDLEKIPLKKQNEAKQCIQKDIENWLPDEKVSKIDTSTDILNVLRRISSQKKRSITFRDRRPHLLAEELAFIPSSDDNVGTMKVTGFLRGQTLSVNSLVHIPGWGDFQMEQIDLSSNDFIKSFSGKDVQTIVLETASPGSQENLVCENIPDPMDAEQTWPTDEEMKEAISKNKRMIKRVPQGMSVYQSAWIPDEESDHDDENSESDEGSDDFYSIEDEASDNEMKSMIDDHMETMSMTSVASEAPIDADKYDLQFDINEEEKILTKIKEAKADQLFPDEVDTPNDMPARIRFQKYRGLQSFRTSPWDVKENLPAEYARIFQFENFDRTRKRIFKNLENITGALPDWYITVHVKNIPAKMFHSRDARNPIVLFGLMPHEQKMSVLNVVLKRPSTVHFDEPIKSKSELIFQCGFRRFTAEPIFSQHTNGNKFKYERFFHQDSIVVATMFAPIVYPPSSVIAMKHCKDGSFQIIGNGNVLSVNPDRVIVKRTVLSGHPFKVHKHSAVVRFMFFNREDIDWFRPVELRTKYGRRGHIKEPLGTHGHMKCGFDGQVKSQDTVCLNLYKRVFPKWTYNQFYNVTK, encoded by the exons aTGAAACCGGAAAACCGAGATCAAGCGGTCCACAGACCTGGGCCAGCGAAACaggataataaaaaacataaaactggTCGACACAGAAGTAAAGGAATTCTAGAAATACTGAaaaaag gACGTTCTGCACAGAATTCAGCCAAATCCAAAGCTAATCACCAGTTAAGTCGTATGGAACGTAGAAATCAAGCTAAGATTTTACgtaaaacaaaaacagaaaatgtttTGATTGAGAAACGCAGGTCTTTAAATGTACCTCACTTAGTTGCTGTTATACCTCTTAGCAATAATGTGTTTGTTAATGAAAAACTGATGGAGATGATCAATGTATTGCAAAAAGCCGATGTAAAATTGTCAACAGCTGTTGCTTCTGAAGGATATTCTCATTTAtg ggtTGAACAATTCAAACAAGGATTTACTTTCATTAGACCCGACTGTAGTAGTGTTCTTGGACTTTTAGATACACTTAAAGTAGTTGACACCATTTTGTTTATGGTTTCCGCTGAAGGTGGTTTTGATCAAGATGTTGATTTACTAATGACTTGTATATTAGCACAAGGACTTCCTTCAACCGTTGTAGCTATTACAGACCTTGAAAAAATACCTCTCAAA AAACAAAATGAAGCAAAACAGTGCATTCAGAAAGATATAGAAAATTGGCTACCTGATGAAAAAGTCAGCAAAATTGATACATCaacagacattttaaatgttcttaGACGTATAagttcacaaaaaaaaaggtcaattACATTCCGTGATAGACGTCCACATTTATTAGCCGAAGAATTGGCTTTTATCCCTAGCTCTGAT gataatgtaggtactatgaAAGTTACCGGTTTTTTGAGAGGTCAGACCTTGTCTGTTAATTCTTTAGTACATATTCCTGGGTGGGGTGACTTTCAAATGGAACAAATAGATTTGTCCTCTAATGATTTTATCAAGAGTTTTTCTGGGAAAGATGTTCAAACTATAGTCTTGGAGACTGCTAGTCCTGGATCACAA GAAAATTTGGTTTGTGAAAATATACCGGATCCAATGGATGCTGAACAAACTTGGCCAACTGATGAAGAAATGAAAGAAgcaatatctaaaaataaacgcATGATTAAACGTGTACCTCAGGGTATGTCTGTGTATCAATCAGCTTGGATTCCTGATGAAGAATCTGACcatg ATGACGAAAACTCAGAATCTGATGAAGGCTCTGATGATTTTTATTCTATTGAAGATGAAGCTTCTGATAATGAAATGAAGAGTATGATAGATGACCATATGGAAACTATGTCTATGACTTCTGTTGCTTCTGAAGCGCCGATTGATGCTGATAAATATGATTTGCAGTTTGATATAAacgaagaagaaaaaatactaacaaaaattaaag aagcAAAAGCTGATCAATTGTTTCCCGATGAAGTAGATACACCTAATGATATGCCAGCTAGAATTCGCTTTCAGAAGTATAGAGGTTTACAATCATTCCGCACATCGCCGTGGGACGTTAAAGAAAATTTACCTGCTGAATACGCTAGAATATTtcagtttgaaaattttgatagaACAAGGAAaaggatatttaaaaatttggaaaacataACTGGTGCAttg cCAGATTGGTACATTACAGTTCATGTGAAAAATATTCCGGCTAAAATGTTTCATTCAAGAGATGCCCGTAATCCTATTGTACTGTTTGGTCTTATGCCTCATGAGCAAAAAATGTCTGTGCTaaatgtagttttaaaacgACCATCTACTGTACATTTTGATGAACCAATTAAATCTAAATCAGAACTTATATTCCAATGTGGTTTTCGTCGATTTACTGCAGAGCCTATATTTAGTCAGCATACAaatggaaataaatttaaa tatgaaCGATTTTTTCACCAAGATTCAATAGTTGTTGCTACAATGTTTGCACCTATTGTCTATCCACCTTCTTCAGTTATAGCCATGAAGCACTGCAAAGATggttcattt caaATAATTGGAAATGGAAATGTCTTGTCAGTAAATCCAGATCGCGTAATAGTAAAAAGAACAGTTCTGAGTGGTCATCCATTTAAAGTACATAAACATTCGGCCGTAGTTAGGTTTATGTTTTTCAATCGAGAAGATATTGATTGGTTTAGACCAGTTGAGCTACGCACCAAATATGGAAGGAGAGGACATATTAAAGAACCTTTAG GTACTCATGGACATATGAAATGTGGATTTGACGGTCAAGTAAAATCTCAAGACActgtatgtttaaatttgtacaaACGTGTTTTTCCGAAATGGACGtacaatcaattttataatgttacaaaataa